The Chlamydia poikilotherma DNA segment TCCACTAAATGAAACTAAATTATCATTCAGGGCAATCTTTCGGCTATCTTCCGGATAAATCAATTTTAAGTTTACTAAATGCTCTAGCTGATGGCTAAAACTGACCCGGGCTTTCTTGGCGACCAAAAAATTCTGAACGGCAATCACACCGAAGATTACACCAAATAGAAGGAAAAAAAATACCGTAGGAAAATTTTTTTTCGATTCGGGCTTCATTTTTTTATCTTTAGACATAAACTACACAACTAAGCTAATCAATCAGACAGGTAATTATTTAATATAGCATATTTTTATTATTTTGTTTATAAAACCTAGTTATAAAATAAAAAAAATATGAAACACTGTATATACAATGACCTACTACTCATCATCTTCCAATATACAATGAGAATCATCATTATATACTTTCTATTCTATCATTACTACCCCAGCTTTTACGATCACTCTTTTATCTCGAAGTCGCATTTGCGCTGGCAAATTACGACGTAAATGATCATAAATCATTTGCAAGAAATGCCTTGAGACAACTACTCCAGCCCTAAGAAAAAATTCCTTACAAACCCATTTTGCTAAAAAAACTTGTTCCATCAATGCTTTAGGAATCTCAATAGACCATATTGCGTTTTCTTTTTGTATATTTTCAAGAAATGGCTCAGCTTGCAGTTTCATATAACATGAAAGTTCTTCAGAATCTTGAGCTAATGTCAATAAAGGCTGTGTAATATTCTTACCAAAAATCTCTTCTAACCAAGGGAATATCTTCTTACGCATTCTGGCACGCAAATAGCGCTCATCTGTATTGGTTACATCTTGAATGTAAGAAATATTTTCTTCCTCTAAAGCATTCACTAAAACTTGTTTAGGGATATGCAATAAGGGCCTAAAAAGTGGGATATCTTCGTAATATGTCTCTTGAATCATGCCTTTTAAATTACTTAAGGATGCCCCTTCCAATAAACGTTTTAACACAGTTTCAGCTTGATCATTAGCATGATGTGCTAAAAATATCCCCGATAAATTTTCTTCCTTACATATCTTATGAAACAATGCATAACGATAACGACGCGCAGCATTTTCTGGATCTTTCGAAGTTCTACATTCGGAAGGAACATGGTCTACAACAATAGGAATCCCTGCTTCCTCACATCTAATTTTAAGTTCTTCGGCCTCACAATAGGAAGATTCTCTCCATCCATAATCTACATGGACTGCGATAAAAGAGACCCTTCGAGACTTAAGGAGATATGAAAGAAATAGTGAATCACTTCCTCCTGACAGAGCAAGTAAGTAGCTTTTTTTCATATCTAAAGCAGAAAAAAAAACTTCTAATCGCTTATCATTTCTGAGTAGACAAGATAACATAATCTAAATACATGTCCGTGTAAATTCATTACAAATAAGTTAAGGCTTATTGACTTGAAGAAATATTGTCACAATATCCTTAAACTTGAAGAACTCCTGATACCAGGTATGCTATGCCTATTTTATGGAAAGTCTTAATTTTCCGTTATTTAAAAACCGTTACTTTTTGTACGCTTAGTCTTATCTGTATTTCTATCATTAGTTCTCTTCAAGAAATCGTCAGTTATATAGCAAAGGACGTTCCCTATCCGACAGTTTTGCGGCTAACAGCTTATCAGATTCCCTACTTATTGCCTTTCATTCTTCCTATTTCTTGTTTTATTTCAGCTTTTGCGCTTTTTCGAGGTCTTTCCGACAATAACCAAATCACCTTCCTTAAGGCATCTGGAGCTTCTCAAGGAATTATTACCTTCCCTGTCCTCATGGTTTCCTGCGCTATATGTTGTATAAATTTTTATACATGTTCTGAACTCGCTTCTATTTGTCGATTTCAAACCTGTAAAGAAATTGCTAATATGGCGATGACTTCGCCAACACTTCTACTTCAGACTCTGCAGAAAAAAGAAAACAACCGTATTTTCATTACCGTTGATCATTGTGCAAAAAGTAAATTTGATAATGTGATCATTGCTTTAAAAAGAGATAAGGAAATTGCTAATGTAGGAATTATCAAAACTATTATCCCCGATGTAGCAAATGATACTGTACAAGCCAGGGATGTTGTGATGATTTCAAAGCTTCCTTCTACATTAACAGACCAACAATCTTCAAATTCTAAGGAATACTATATAGAAACTTTGGATGAGATGCTAATCCCTAAAATCACTTCAACATTATTCGCGGGAAAGTCTTACATGAAAACGCGAACAGATTATTTACCTTGGAAGCAACTTGTTAAACAATCATTCAGTCATGCTCATCTACCGGAAACCTTAAGAAGAATTGGTATAGGTTTGCTTTGCATCACATTGACATATTCGGGAATGGTCTTAGGGACCTATAAACCAAGATTTCGCAAATCTATAGCTCTCTATTGTATTTTTCCTGTGATGGATTTAATTTTATTAATAGTTGGCAAAAACACTACTACATTATTTCCTGCGCTTATGTTGTTTATTATACCACAGATAATCTCTTGGATAGTTTTTGCTATCCGTGCGTATCGAGAAAGCAGAGGCTATGCGTAGATTATGTATATTTGGAAACGTTATGTATTAACTAAATTTTGGTTATCTTTAATATCTTTAATAGTACTTGCCTTTGTTTTTTATGCCTCAATTCATCATTCTCTGCATGCTATCAAAGGAAATACAACCTCACTAGCTTCAGGTGCCTCTTTAAAACTTTCCATCCTATATTATCTATCCCAGATAGCTCTTAAAGCAGAATTTCTAATTCCTCAGCTCGTTGCTGTAGCCACAACAATTACATTATTTTCAATGCAAAACAAACGGGAGGTCCTTCTCCTTCAGGCATCAGGACTCTCATTGAAATCTCTAACAGCTCCTTTAATTCGTTCAAGCTTCATTATCACCTTACTTCTATATGCGAATTTTCAATGGTTGCATCCTATATGTGAAAAAATATCTACAACCAAAGAACATATGGATCGCGGAACATTAGACAAGGTACAAGATAAAGTTCCTGCTCTGTATCTTAAAGATCAAACAGTCTTATTGTATTCTTCTATTGAACAAAAAGCCCTAACTCTTAACAAAGTATTTTGGATTAAAAATCCAAAAACTATTTACACAATGGAAAAACTAGCGTTTACAACGCCATCCCTTCCTATTGGCCTTGATGTTATACGTTTTTCAGAAACAGAATCTGGTAATATGGAACTTAGTGAATTCTCAGATATGAAAGAATTTCCTGAGATTGAATTTGGATTCTATGATAATCCTTTTTCTAAGATTTTCACAGCAGGAGGGAAAAATCGCCTTTCGGAATCTTTCCGAGCGATTCCTTGGAATGCTACAGGATTAGGACTATCAACAACTATTCCCCAGCGTATTTTATCTTTGTTATCTACATTTTATTATATGTTGATTTCGCCTTTAGCTTGTATATCAGCAATGATTATCTCTGCTTATCTTTGTCTAAGATTCAGTCGTGTATCTACAGTAACTCTTGCTTATTTTGTTCCCCTAGGTACAATAAATACCTTTTTCGTCTTTTTAAAAGCAGGGATGGTATTATCTAATAGCAGTGTTTTGCCAATATTACCTGTAATGTTATTCCCTCTGCTAGCTTTAGCGATATTTACAAACTATGCTTATGCTAAACTTCAGTAATTTCGTTGAGATAACCTGAGAAATCCCATTTCTCTAAATCATAACTAAAGAAGGATTTGAGATTAGACAAGTTTTGTCTATTTTTCCTCAAACAATTGAGAAATTTACTCATTAGTTCTACATGATTTACAAATATCAAACGGTCTCTAGCTACTAAAGTAGGTGCAAGAACTTTTACCATGAGTAATTTTAGTCTATGCTCATCCCACGAATCTTCTCCAGCAAAGAAAGTAAATCCTGCGATGAATATCGATGCGTAATCCAAACCATCTTTAGACATAACTATAAGGTTATTTGGATCTATAATTTCTATAAACTTAAAGACAAGCAGATAAGAAATGATATGCAGAAGTAATAGCTTATCATTTTTAAATAAGATCTTTTTCTTAGAGAAAAAAGTATCTTTCAAAACAGATAAACTGTTGTCTAGAAATTCATGAATTTCCCCTTTAGATATATTAGGGAGAGAAAAAATAGATAAAGATCCCGATTTATTGAATTCTTCTTTCAATACCGAAAAGAATCCAAAAAAAGTTTCTTGCTCTCCGTGCACTCTTTCTATGCTTTTCAGAAGATCTTCGGGTTCTGGAAATGAAAATATGAACGTTCTATCGATTCTATCTAAGCTCTCTTCTATCACACGACTCCGCGCACGATCTTTCCTAGATAAACGATTCTGTATATTTAAAATGAAGGTAGTATCTCCTAAATCTGCTTTAGCGTTAAGAAATCCTATAAATTCTTCATTACAATTAGCGTACAATATGGAACTTTGCGTTATGGGACTCGGAGATCGTATAACTGTTATCGATTTATCTCCTAATTTTAAAGTGCCTTCCATTCCAGGAAACATACCTAAAACAATAGGATCAAATACTGAGGAATTCGGATCGAGCATTCTGTCTATAGCTTTAAATAATGGCCCATTTGGATACTTAGAAAGCAATCGATATAACTCCTCATATACCTCAGAAACATATTGTCCCGAAGACAAACGTTTTTTATCCCCCTCTAATTGCAATTTCGTATGTATATGAAAATATAAATACCGAGCAGCTTCTGTAAACACGAGTTTACCCTCAAAGATTCCACTACTTAATGCTGACATTAACGTATGAGAATGTCGATAATGCATCTGATCATGAGTATTATTACTCAAAGCCTTCCAGGCATCTCTAAGGAAATAGAGAAAATCATTGAAATAATGGATATTATCTTTTTTAGGATTATTAGAAACTAGAGTGGCCTCATATCTAGAAAAGAACAATCCCATAACAGCATTATGTATCTTTTCCGTAGATTCTGTTTCTAAATCACTCAGAGCCTTTTGATAGAATAACCGTATAGGCATATCATGGGTAAATACTAATGAAGAAGCTAGATTGTGGAGTTCTTGACTATTCCATAAAAGCGTTTTTGTTAAAGGATCGCCTTCATGAGCTGTTTCGTGGATTTTTCCCTGCTTACAAATAAGCCGAGTGAGGGTATCAGTATAGAAACGCTTATTTTCTTCATCAGACATATAGAAAAGTTCATAAGAACGATCTCGTTTAACCTCTACTAGGTTATTTAAGAAACGCTCTTCCTGATGCATGTCTTCCAATTCTCGTTCTACCAAATCCTCTTCTTCTTCCTCTTCCTCCTTGATGATTTTTCGGCTAAGATTTGCTTGAGTCTTACTATAGACCTTACTTAACTCGGAATAGTCGTGAACTAAGCTCTGGTATAGCTCTCTCTCTCGACTCTCTAAAAACGAAAATACATTTTGTACACCGGCAATAAGGAAATTAGATTCTTGTAACGCCTTATTCGCCTCGCTTCTTGGTAAAGAACCTGCTTTCTTGAGATAATCTTCTATATTCTTCAAGGCTTGCTTCATTTCACCGACATGATGATCAACAGAAAACATGTCATCCAGTTTAGCGTTCTCTATAAAAGATGATGGGGAACTATAAGAAATCTTTTTTAATTTCTCTAAATGCTCCAATGCTTTTTCAAAATTATAACAAGATCTTCTCATATTCCCCCATAAAGGAATCAAAAAATTAGATTATTATCTGACAATCGTTTTATTAGTTTATTATAAAAATAATTTAACTATCAATTAATTTTATAAGACAAATAAAACTATAATTAATAAAACGCTGAATCAAAGAAATTAAAAACAAATAAAAATAAAAGAAGATAAAAACTAGGTGATAGAAGCTCGAATAAGCTAAAGGACTGATACCTAAAAAGAAACGGAAGAAGAGGGATTCGAACCCCCGGACCCTTTCAGGTCTCCTGTTTTCAAGACAGGTGCATTAAACCGCTCTGCCATTCTTCCTTAAGAAAATTGCTGTAAAAACCTTAGGTCGTTTTCACAAAAAAGACGGATATCAGAAATTCCATGTTTTAACATGGCCAATCTTTCAATACCCATGCCAACAGCATACCCTGTATAGATCTCAGGATCAACACCGCTGTTACGCAAAACTTGAGGATGTATCATACCAGCTCCGGCCACTTCCAGCCAACCAGTATGTTTGCATAAGGCACATCCTAATCCTTGACATTCACAAGAAACGTCAACTTCTATTCCAGGCTCAACAAAAGGAAAGTAGCTGTGACGTAAGCGCAACTCTATTTTCCTTTCAAAAAATGTATGGTAAAACTCGGTCAACATCCCTGTCAAGTCAGAAAGTGTTACATTATAATTAACGTAGAAGGCCTCTACCTGATGGAAAATAACATGTGAACGTGCCGAAATATCTTCATTACGAAAACACAAGCCTGGAGCTACAACTTTAATAGGCGACTGGGCTTTACTAAGTTCTCTAACTTGAACATTAGACGTATGCGTGCGCAACACGGTTTTAGCATCGAGATAAAAGGTATCGTGCATTTGTCTAGCTGGGTGATCCTCTTCGAAATTCAGTAAAGAAAAGTTGTTTTCTTCACTCTCAATATTCGGAGCCTCGCGAACACAAAATCCTAAATGAACAAAGATATCCACAACATCGTCTAAAACTTTTTTAACAATGTGCTTGCCTCCAGGACACGAAGGTTCACCTGGTAATGTAACATCGATCTTTTCTTTGAGAAATTCTATAGATTCTTCTTCTAGGAAAATAGAGTGACTTTTATCTCGGATTAAATCCTCAATATAAGTTTTGCAATCATTTATGGAAGCACCCACTAGAGCCTTTTGATCTGGAGGACACTCCCTTAATTTATCTGCAAAAGAACGAAAAAAACCTTTCTTTCCAAAATAGCGAACCCTTAGCTCGAAAAGATCTTTTGAAGAGTTAACTTGATTTAATTCAGTACAAAATTGTTGCTTTGTAGCTTCAAGCTCCTCTCGAATCGTCATGAGATTAGTTTCCTAAACAATTGCCTCTAAAGCTTTTTTTGCTTGATTGGCTACTTCTGTAAAACCCATTGGATTATGAATAGCCATTTCGGATAGCATTTTTCTATTTAAATCAATCCCAGCACATTTTAAGCCATTAATTAAACGACTATAGGATAGACCGTTTATTCTAGAGGCCACGTTAAGACGAGCTATCCAAAGACTACGGAAATCGCCTTTACGATCTTTTCTATGCATATAATTGAATGCCATAGCTCTCATTACAGAGGATCGGCTTTGACGAAAGTGGCCTTTTCTATCTCCCCAAAAACCTTTCGCTTGTTTCAATATACGCTTACGACGGCGTCTGGAAGCTACTGAACCTGTTGCTCTCACCATAATAAAATCCTTTTATCCTTAAACAACCATCATTCGCTTATACATTCCTACCTGACCCTTATCTACTAAAGGTTGCTTAGATAGGTTGCGTTTTTCTTGCGAAGATTTTTTTGATAACTTATGCCTCTTCCCTGGGCGGGTTCTTTTTAACTGACCAGAACCTGTCAACTTAAAACGCGCCGCAACGGACTTATTGCTTTTCATCTTGGGCATTGATTTTGTCCTGCTTTTTCTTAGTTTTTACCGCTCCTGGAGCCATTACGCAAATTAAGGAACGGCCGTTTAATTTTGGCTCAGATTCTATGAATCCTACGTCTTCGAGACCTTGACTCATCTTTTGCACAACTTTGTGCCCATGTTCTGGGTAAGCAAGTTCACGACCTCGGAACATACATGTAATTTTTACTTTATTTCCTTTTTCAATAAAAGCTCTAGCCTGCTTTAACTTTGTGGAAAAGTCATTCTCGTCAATATTTGGCTTTAACTTGACTTCCTTAATACGCACTTGATGCTGAGCTTTCTTAGAATCTTTCTCTTTCTTCGTTAGATCATAGCGATACTTGCCGTAATCCATGATTTTACATACGGGGGGTTCGCTATTTGAAGCAACTTCCACAAGATCTAAATCAGCTTCTCTAGCCAAATCTAGGGCATCTTTGGTATTCAATATGCCTAATTGTTCACCAGAAGAACCTATAAGGCGGACCTTAGGAGCTCGTATCTGTCTATTAATTTTTAAATTTAATGCCACACTCTATCCCGATTACTCGTTAACACGATTCTTTAAATGATCAGAGGCCAGTACCTTGCCACGGGAAAAATCCATAGAAATAATCTTCCCCTTACCTAGACAAGAAAGCTAAGATCTTAGAGTATCCATAAAAGAAAAGCAATTGAAATCCCATTCTCTGGTACTTTATCCAGCAACTTTTTATCGCTTTATTTAGAAATTTTTAATTTTTTCAAAACTTATCTTTACAACGCTTTTAATAAAAATTGCTCTAGGAGCAAATTGGAAGGCATCATTTTTTGTTGCATTTAAAACTTTCTAAAATATAACCTTAATGCTTTCTCACTTCGCATCTTTCTATACTAAGTTCTTAATTTGGCAAACTGAAAGTGTATTTTTATAACTAATAAATGATCGTTGTTTTGGTGTCATAATGTCTACGCTGACCCCTGAAAGCTCCTTAGGGTCTTACGTCAAGATTTCTCGTCCCCTCCCCAAACAAAAAATGCGGGAGATTGTGCTACAGATCCTTTATGCCTTAGGTATGGATCCCACATCTGAAGAAAGTCTTGTTCCTCTTTTAATGTCCGAGACGGCTGTGACTCAAAAACACGCTTCCTCTGCTTTAAGTTTTTCAAAAGAAATCCTTGCGAAATCTCCTGAATTGGATTTATTAATTGCTCAAACGGTTAAAAATGCTTCTTTTGAGAAATTGACTTTGATGGAGAAAAATGTTTTGCGTTTAACGCTTTTCGAACATTTCCATGGTCAATCTATAAATACTGCTATTTTAATTGCTGAGGCAACAAGGCTAGTAAAAAAATTTGGCTATATTGAGGCTTGTACTTTTATCCACGCAGTTTTAAATGATATTTTTCGTTTACCTATACCGGAAACACATCCAGAAACTTCATTAGTATGTTGTTAGACCTAACTATATCTTAAACTTACCTGGAATCCTAAACGTGAAAGAATCTACTGTCATTCATTTTCCTTTCTCAGTTCGTCGTAGTGTTTGGTTAAATAAGTATTCTACATTTCGTATTGGAGGCCCTGCGAATTACTTCAAAGAGGTTCATTCAGCAAGTGAAGCACAGCAAGTTATTCAATTTTTACATAGTCAAAACCATCCCTTCATTATTGTAGGCAAAGGCTCTAATTGCTTATTCGACGATCAAGGATTTGATGGCTTTGTCTTATATAATAGTATTCAAGGAAAGGAATTTCTCTCAGAGACTACTATTAAAGTGTATTCGGGGATGTCTTTTTCTTTTCTAGGAAAAACCCTCGCCACATCAGGATATTCGGGACTAGAATTTGCCGTAGGCATTCCTGGATCTGTTGGTGGTGCAGTATTTATGAATGCTGGTATCGGCAATCAAGATACAGCCTCAATAATTGAAAGCGTTGAAGCAATTAATTCTAATGGAGAAATCGTTTCATACCAAAGGGAAGAACTAGAATTCGGTTATCGAAAATCACGTTTTCAAAATCATAACGAATTTATCTTATCTGCAACCTTCCGTATATCAAAAAACACTTCGTCAGTGCAAATAGCTAAAGACCTACTTCAAAATAGACTACTCTCTCAGCCTTACCAACAACCCTCTGCTGGATGTATTTTCCGTAATCCTCCAGGAAACTCTGCTGGCAAGCTAATAGATGAAGCGGGTTTAAAAGGCTTTTCTTTAGGAGGAGCACAAATATCTTCGAAGCATGCAAATTTTATTGTGAATACGGGGAGAGCCACTTCTTACGAAGTTAAGGAGCTTATCCAGATGGTTCGAGATAAATTAAAATCTCAGGGAATTAGCTTAGAAGAGGAAATCCGTATTATTCCCTATCGTCTACCTTAAGAGAGCGGAAGATTAGGAGTCTTGGAGCTTTATTTCTATTCATAATATAGAAAGATCCTACTTCCCATAATTTAGAATCTAATCCACATGCAAGTCTCTCAACAGAGACCATCTCATTCTCTCCCTCTTCATGACCAGGATAACATACGACTGTAATCACACCTTGAGGTGCCACTAAATCAAGTGCCCTTTGAACACTAACAAGAGTTGATGTCTCTAAAGTAGTAAGACTCTTATCACCGTTGGGAAGATAGCCTAAATTATAGTGAAATAATTTAGCACCCGCTTCATTGATATATTCATGAGACATCTCTTTAAACTCTATAATAGATCTTTCTTCAAAAGAGAGAGAACTGGAACATAAAAGAGAAGCCTTGTCCAAGGCTTCTCTTTGTACATCATAGGCTACAAGTTTTCCTTTCCCTTTTAATAGTCTAGCTAAGATCAAGCAGTCTTTACCATTACCACAAGTGGCATCAACAACAGTATCTCCAGGATTAAGAACCTTTTGAAAAATTTCATGAGATAACCGAACAACATTTCCTTGAACTAATCCTATTCCTTTAAACATCAATAAGCCTATTGCAAAGATACTCTTTTCTCGATAACATTATTCTCAAGTTCGGGGTATTAGCTCAGTTGGTTAGAGCGTCACGTTGACATCGTGAAGGTCAGCTGTTCAAGTCAGCTATATCCCAACTTTCCTTACAAATTCCGTATAAAAAATTTCTTGTCCCTTCGATCTCCATAACCTTTCAAACCAAGAATCTCCATAGTTATCCAGTACCCTACAATAATAAGGATCTTCCATCGCAGGAAATAAATGCTGTCTCATGATCTTGATAGCTTCAAGAAGATAGTTTTTATCGTCTGTAGCAAGAATCAAAATTCCAGACTCTGTCAATACTCTAACAACATCATTCATGAACTCATCTTGAAATAAACGATGCTTACGATGACGAAACTTGGGCCATGGATCAGGGAAGTTAACAACTATACGTTGTACAACCTCATTTTTAAGATAGTGACGAAAGAATGTTTGTGCTTCCCCACAAACAATCCGCAAATTACTGACCTGAAAATTACGCATTTTCGACCAAATTTTCCGCACCCTATCAAATCGTTTTTCGACAGCTATCCAATTCGTATTTGGCATATTTTGAGCTTGAGAAACTACCCAATCACCATTGCCTGAGCAAAGCTCACAAGAAATGGGATTGTTATTCTTAAAAAACTTTTCCCACGATGGCATAATGAACTGATCGTGTTTAAAATAATGCTCGGGAATATAGAGAACATCATCCTTTATTTCGGTACTACGTTCTTCCCAAAAAAAAGGAACTTTTAAATCTTGAGGTTTCATTTAGAAATAATAATAAGAACTTATATCTCAGGAAATTATAAAAGCTATCTTAGTTTTCTCTAAGGATTTTCTTTTCAAGAAAAAAGGATTGAAAATGACTTCTAAATATAGAAAAACGACTTTCAGAGATTACTGAAAGTCGCCAAGACATCTAAAAAACTATTTTAAATAGAAATTACCAGTTCAAATTTGCAGAAGTTTGGTATTCCGTTACACGAGTCTCAAAAAAGTTTTTCTCTTTATTAAGATCTATAGTCTCACTCATCCAAGGGAATGGATTCTTAGAGTTATAAATAGGTTTCAAACCAATTCTTTCTAAACGACGATCAGCAATATGACGAACATAATCAATGAACATCGACGATTTTAATCCTAAAATACCTCGAGGCAAGCAGTCTCTAGCATATTCGATTTCTAGATCTACTGCCTGCTGAATAAGAGCCACAATTTCATCTTGAAGTTCTTGCGTCCATACCTCAGGATTCTCTTCTTTAATACCATTGATAAGATCAATACCGAAATTCAAATGAATAGTTTCATCTCGCAAGATGTACTGATATTGTTCTCCTATTCCTGTCATTTTGTTTTGGCGATGGAAAGAAAGAATCATGACAAAACCACTATAGAAGAAAATCCCTTCCATAATGATGTAATAGCCTACTAAATTCTTAATAAACTGACTTAATCCCTCTACAGAATCTGTTGAGAAATTGGGATCTAAAACATCTCCCGTTAAGGTCATTTGGAAATCATCCTTAGCCTTAATAGTTGCACGTTCATTATAAGCATTGAAAACTTCCGCCTCATCCAACCCTAAGGATTCACAAATATAAAGAAAAGTATGCGTATGCACTGCCTCTTCAAATGCTTGTCTCAATAAATATTGACGTGCTTCAGGGTTTGTAATGTGCTTGAAAATAGCCAATACAATGTTATTTCCTACTAAACTCTCTGCTGTACTGAAAAATCCTAGATTTAAGAGAATTACTCGACGCTCATCTTCGGAAAGATCTTTAGATTTCCATAATTCGATATCACGAGCCATCGGGACTTCTGTCGGCAGCCAGTTATTCGCGCACCCATTTAAGTAATGTTCCCACGCCCATTTATACTTAATTGGGACTAACTGATTCACATCTACCTGATTACAATTAACCAAGCGTTTACTAGTTAATTGGACACGTTTTGATTTACCGTCTAAAATATCTGCTTCCATTATTTCCATCCTTCTCTTTTGTATTACTGGCAAGATTCACAACCTTCTTCGAGAGAGCAGACGGGTGTTTCGTTAGTTCTTTCTACGACAATACTCGTAGAAGCTGACTTATTCTTCATCCATCGAGGTTGAATTCCTCGTTTATTGATATCAGTAAACGATTTCTCTACAGAGGTAGCTGCGGAGGATCTTAAGTAATACGT contains these protein-coding regions:
- the murB gene encoding UDP-N-acetylmuramate dehydrogenase, whose translation is MKESTVIHFPFSVRRSVWLNKYSTFRIGGPANYFKEVHSASEAQQVIQFLHSQNHPFIIVGKGSNCLFDDQGFDGFVLYNSIQGKEFLSETTIKVYSGMSFSFLGKTLATSGYSGLEFAVGIPGSVGGAVFMNAGIGNQDTASIIESVEAINSNGEIVSYQREELEFGYRKSRFQNHNEFILSATFRISKNTSSVQIAKDLLQNRLLSQPYQQPSAGCIFRNPPGNSAGKLIDEAGLKGFSLGGAQISSKHANFIVNTGRATSYEVKELIQMVRDKLKSQGISLEEEIRIIPYRLP
- the trmB gene encoding tRNA (guanosine(46)-N7)-methyltransferase TrmB, translated to MKPQDLKVPFFWEERSTEIKDDVLYIPEHYFKHDQFIMPSWEKFFKNNNPISCELCSGNGDWVVSQAQNMPNTNWIAVEKRFDRVRKIWSKMRNFQVSNLRIVCGEAQTFFRHYLKNEVVQRIVVNFPDPWPKFRHRKHRLFQDEFMNDVVRVLTESGILILATDDKNYLLEAIKIMRQHLFPAMEDPYYCRVLDNYGDSWFERLWRSKGQEIFYTEFVRKVGI
- a CDS encoding class I SAM-dependent methyltransferase → MFKGIGLVQGNVVRLSHEIFQKVLNPGDTVVDATCGNGKDCLILARLLKGKGKLVAYDVQREALDKASLLCSSSLSFEERSIIEFKEMSHEYINEAGAKLFHYNLGYLPNGDKSLTTLETSTLVSVQRALDLVAPQGVITVVCYPGHEEGENEMVSVERLACGLDSKLWEVGSFYIMNRNKAPRLLIFRSLKVDDRE
- a CDS encoding ribonucleotide-diphosphate reductase subunit beta; protein product: MEADILDGKSKRVQLTSKRLVNCNQVDVNQLVPIKYKWAWEHYLNGCANNWLPTEVPMARDIELWKSKDLSEDERRVILLNLGFFSTAESLVGNNIVLAIFKHITNPEARQYLLRQAFEEAVHTHTFLYICESLGLDEAEVFNAYNERATIKAKDDFQMTLTGDVLDPNFSTDSVEGLSQFIKNLVGYYIIMEGIFFYSGFVMILSFHRQNKMTGIGEQYQYILRDETIHLNFGIDLINGIKEENPEVWTQELQDEIVALIQQAVDLEIEYARDCLPRGILGLKSSMFIDYVRHIADRRLERIGLKPIYNSKNPFPWMSETIDLNKEKNFFETRVTEYQTSANLNW